The Streptomyces sp. Mut1 genome window below encodes:
- a CDS encoding LacI family DNA-binding transcriptional regulator — MGFAEKRANYWRGRYKTAPGKHLTVVDEQGKAIKFATKGEAQRAASEAENKYRRGDWRDPALGQETFGEYASRWYEAQDLAASTMQNYKRHIEEHLLPDFGDHALAGILRSDVDRWEKKERALYAASSVKTWRSTFHLIYEDAIDEGLITSNPATRRRGRGKRAGRSRDRGPEKVVTDPLGILLIAERAALLSGRDDEFVGVVLKGYTGMRWGEIVGLETEFARPGSVRVEWQLYELDSGEMVRCPPKDDSYRTLDSMDWLSALVANHIARTKPTPCPCHGRTYIFRGQGTARTGGHHGAKLVDVARRAEVSTGTVSNVLNHPDRVAEATRMRVEEAITDLGFVRGGAVVEPAAHWRRNGFATWLFTPAVSGWYPKKAPQEARPVPLLGEPWPGVPARGRGAGQRADACWLPIAKGLTPHGLRHAHRTVMEDLGTEKVLMDQRMGHIDGSVSARYAHVTPGMRKRLMYGLTEQWETALDSRLAMCPTSSVRVLDDLLRVRRQARGLV, encoded by the coding sequence GTGGGTTTCGCGGAGAAGCGCGCGAACTACTGGCGTGGCCGGTACAAGACCGCACCTGGGAAGCACCTCACGGTCGTCGACGAGCAGGGCAAGGCGATCAAGTTCGCCACCAAGGGCGAGGCTCAGCGCGCCGCGAGCGAGGCCGAGAACAAGTACCGGCGCGGCGACTGGCGTGACCCGGCACTCGGCCAGGAGACGTTCGGCGAGTACGCGAGCCGCTGGTACGAGGCCCAGGACCTGGCCGCATCGACGATGCAGAACTACAAGCGCCACATCGAAGAGCACCTGCTTCCCGACTTCGGGGACCATGCGCTCGCCGGCATCCTGCGCTCGGACGTCGACCGGTGGGAGAAGAAGGAAAGGGCTCTGTACGCGGCCTCCAGCGTCAAGACCTGGCGCTCGACGTTCCACCTGATCTACGAGGACGCGATCGACGAAGGACTGATCACGTCGAACCCGGCGACGAGGCGGCGTGGGCGGGGCAAGCGCGCGGGCCGCTCCCGTGACCGAGGCCCGGAGAAGGTCGTCACCGATCCGCTCGGCATCCTGTTGATCGCCGAACGAGCAGCACTGCTGTCCGGCCGAGATGACGAGTTCGTCGGCGTCGTCCTCAAGGGATACACCGGCATGCGCTGGGGTGAAATAGTCGGCCTGGAGACCGAGTTCGCTCGGCCTGGCTCCGTCCGTGTCGAATGGCAGCTGTACGAACTGGACTCGGGCGAAATGGTGCGCTGCCCGCCCAAGGACGACAGCTATCGCACCCTCGACTCGATGGACTGGCTGTCCGCCCTGGTCGCCAATCACATCGCTCGCACGAAGCCGACGCCCTGCCCCTGCCACGGTAGGACCTACATCTTCCGCGGGCAGGGCACGGCTCGTACGGGCGGCCACCACGGTGCGAAACTCGTCGACGTCGCACGCCGTGCCGAAGTCTCCACGGGGACGGTGTCCAACGTCCTCAACCACCCCGATCGCGTCGCTGAGGCGACGCGAATGCGGGTGGAGGAGGCCATCACGGACCTCGGGTTCGTACGAGGCGGCGCGGTGGTGGAGCCTGCGGCCCACTGGCGCAGGAACGGTTTCGCGACGTGGCTATTCACCCCGGCGGTATCGGGCTGGTACCCGAAGAAGGCCCCGCAGGAGGCACGACCCGTGCCGCTACTCGGCGAGCCGTGGCCAGGAGTCCCCGCGCGAGGGCGGGGCGCCGGCCAACGAGCTGACGCCTGCTGGCTCCCGATCGCCAAGGGCCTCACGCCTCACGGACTGCGCCACGCCCATAGGACCGTGATGGAGGACCTCGGCACCGAGAAGGTCCTCATGGACCAGCGCATGGGACACATCGACGGCTCTGTCTCGGCGCGCTATGCCCATGTCACCCCAGGCATGCGCAAGCGCCTCATGTACGGCCTGACCGAACAGTGGGAGACGGCTCTCGATTCGCGGCTTGCCATGTGTCCTACATCATCGGTGCGTGTGCTCGATGACCTTCTGCGCGTTCGCCGGCAGGCGCGTGGCTTGGTGTAA
- a CDS encoding ATP-binding protein, producing MTTATTSREPERMNTLAARLGTILAERGIDPTTSPAEAPSERVTALELAAARIPPRYRHALAGHQQVAAWVDEVALAARPGPSGTRGIALGPSLLIAGPTGTGKTHQAYGAVRSLLTAGVRLRWEAATTADLYARLRPRPGHDAERDLATLRTCPLLILDDLGAAKQSEWTEEITYRLVNRRYTDLLPTLLTTNLPTAALRDAVGDRVASRLAEMTSTVVLTGADRRRQLSA from the coding sequence GTGACCACAGCCACCACCAGCCGGGAGCCGGAGCGCATGAACACCCTCGCCGCCCGCCTCGGCACGATCCTCGCCGAACGGGGCATCGATCCAACTACGTCACCTGCCGAGGCTCCTTCGGAACGGGTGACCGCCCTGGAACTGGCCGCGGCCCGCATCCCGCCCCGTTACCGCCACGCGCTCGCCGGCCACCAGCAGGTTGCCGCCTGGGTCGACGAGGTGGCGCTCGCCGCACGGCCCGGCCCGAGCGGCACCCGGGGTATCGCACTCGGACCGTCCCTGCTGATCGCCGGGCCCACCGGCACCGGCAAGACGCACCAGGCGTACGGCGCGGTGCGCTCGCTGCTGACCGCCGGGGTACGGCTGCGGTGGGAGGCAGCCACCACAGCCGACCTGTACGCCCGCTTGCGCCCACGCCCCGGCCACGACGCCGAGCGCGACCTCGCCACCCTCAGGACCTGCCCGCTGCTGATCCTGGACGACCTCGGCGCAGCCAAGCAGTCGGAGTGGACCGAGGAGATCACGTACCGGCTGGTCAACCGCCGCTACACCGACCTGCTCCCCACCCTCCTCACGACCAATCTGCCGACCGCCGCGCTCCGCGACGCCGTCGGCGACCGCGTCGCCTCCCGTCTCGCCGAGATGACCAGCACCGTCGTCCTCACCGGCGCCGACCGCAGACGCCAGCTCTCCGCCTGA
- a CDS encoding helix-turn-helix domain-containing protein — translation MGPAGVLTARAITRARTARGFAQRQLAERVTALGRPMTITMLSRIECRQRRCDGDDLVAIAAALGLSPLALLAETS, via the coding sequence ATTGGTCCGGCCGGCGTGCTGACCGCCCGCGCCATTACCCGTGCCCGCACAGCGCGCGGATTCGCCCAGCGCCAGCTGGCCGAACGTGTCACCGCGCTCGGCCGGCCCATGACCATCACGATGCTGTCCCGCATCGAATGCAGACAGCGCCGCTGCGATGGCGACGACCTCGTCGCCATCGCAGCCGCTCTCGGCCTCTCCCCGCTCGCCCTGCTCGCCGAGACGAGTTAG
- a CDS encoding PE-PGRS family protein, translating into MHRWTPLNDRQLSLLTRIRHGNEPVTSDSPELARTAIVLKERGLVTMPKKEGKWQAEITGAGCFYLEHGHHPERPERPARKPQPAPAAEIQGSERAPQKVATDLKAAATHASQAHRKAPRRPSSREVGTALITQVQEAGRFLRITNPSDGERARYRRAFDAARQCAPEGYHLKHTGRERGDFVLGLLRVTGEDDTEWNRIRLARSRVITDVEDVVAAVTADHSAFEISEEVLPRVIALLRLLAEQAIVRHGEIAVSKKRRQARPLLTVHGRTYEVSFRERQKQVRYVPKQPGRRTYDWQRVAPANRSEPSGELELHLSQQSGYGSGWKKDWADTAKKSLEDQIGSVFRALKAHAEEEERARLEREAQQRRLREEREAEQLRLREEREREERERRLQEAEEMQRRQQEWEAAVSVATIKAVDAVRVELFSTALEHWRTAGEIRDFCSALDKAAATSSDDLDAERLREWSAWGKAEAERLDPTARGRGLTGHGFHAQPTGDQMRPFLDGWHPQRPEKVESVEKPQVEVASPKPEPDRRHDFSDERLDQGWRYGRPARAQWWRR; encoded by the coding sequence ATGCACCGTTGGACGCCCCTGAACGATCGCCAACTCTCGCTGCTCACTCGCATCAGGCATGGCAACGAGCCCGTCACTTCTGACAGCCCCGAGCTTGCTCGTACCGCCATAGTCCTCAAGGAACGGGGACTCGTCACCATGCCCAAGAAGGAGGGCAAGTGGCAGGCGGAGATCACCGGTGCGGGGTGCTTCTACTTGGAGCACGGACATCATCCGGAAAGACCGGAACGACCGGCCCGGAAGCCGCAGCCCGCCCCAGCTGCGGAGATACAGGGGTCCGAACGCGCGCCGCAGAAAGTCGCTACTGACCTGAAGGCCGCCGCGACCCACGCTAGCCAGGCCCACCGAAAGGCGCCCCGACGGCCGTCGTCGAGGGAGGTTGGAACGGCCCTGATCACCCAAGTGCAGGAGGCCGGCCGCTTCCTCCGCATCACGAACCCGAGCGACGGGGAGCGGGCCCGCTACCGGCGAGCATTCGATGCTGCGCGGCAATGCGCCCCCGAGGGGTACCACCTCAAGCACACGGGGCGGGAGAGGGGTGATTTCGTTCTCGGGCTACTCAGGGTGACCGGCGAGGACGACACCGAGTGGAATCGGATTCGCCTGGCGCGCAGCCGAGTGATCACCGACGTTGAGGACGTGGTCGCCGCGGTCACCGCAGACCACAGTGCCTTTGAGATCTCCGAGGAAGTCCTCCCCCGGGTGATTGCGCTGCTCCGTCTCCTCGCCGAGCAGGCCATCGTTCGTCATGGCGAGATCGCGGTGTCCAAGAAGCGCCGGCAGGCGCGCCCCCTGCTGACGGTCCACGGCAGGACGTACGAGGTCAGCTTCCGCGAGCGGCAGAAGCAGGTCAGGTACGTGCCCAAGCAACCGGGCCGGCGTACGTACGACTGGCAGCGGGTTGCTCCGGCGAACCGGTCCGAGCCGTCCGGCGAGCTGGAACTGCATCTCAGCCAGCAGTCGGGCTACGGATCCGGATGGAAGAAGGACTGGGCCGACACCGCCAAGAAGTCGCTGGAGGACCAGATCGGTTCGGTATTCCGCGCGCTCAAGGCACACGCCGAAGAGGAGGAACGGGCTCGGTTGGAACGCGAGGCTCAGCAGCGGCGGCTGCGGGAGGAGCGGGAAGCGGAGCAACTGCGACTGCGTGAGGAGCGGGAGCGGGAGGAGAGAGAGCGCCGCCTACAGGAAGCGGAGGAGATGCAGCGCAGGCAGCAGGAGTGGGAGGCCGCTGTCAGCGTCGCGACGATCAAGGCCGTGGACGCGGTGCGGGTCGAGCTCTTCAGTACGGCCTTGGAGCACTGGCGGACTGCGGGGGAGATCAGGGATTTCTGCTCAGCGCTGGACAAGGCCGCTGCCACGTCGAGCGACGACCTCGACGCCGAAAGGCTGCGGGAGTGGTCGGCCTGGGGGAAGGCCGAGGCCGAGCGGCTCGACCCCACTGCGCGCGGCAGGGGACTTACCGGCCACGGCTTCCATGCGCAGCCGACGGGCGACCAGATGCGGCCGTTCCTCGACGGCTGGCACCCGCAGCGTCCCGAGAAAGTGGAGTCGGTGGAGAAGCCTCAGGTGGAAGTCGCGTCACCCAAGCCGGAGCCGGACCGGCGGCACGACTTCAGCGACGAACGTCTGGATCAAGGCTGGAGATATGGACGCCCAGCTCGCGCTCAATGGTGGAGGCGATGA
- a CDS encoding PE-PGRS family protein, giving the protein MEMGEHWAYRVRPKDLGSAVHQVEIVRVGGPGRTGGVHVRFLEGDAAGLQEWVNPTCLVVPWAEAEEFHADDAAELALAEASRHVRGSTEFEAARLILGFVRPKSKLRLRRGVQDAGILDMGRLDETAPLVGMDPAKLRDDPAVHENRDGHCLAGWPVTERLARHVAERLADTILPEVDRQQQSLEQERAQGSWYSSYSRRDDRKLDAEATVLRTVRAWCGEDKSERYDELVALRAEVIRLGKLVERAVTTLRDRGHGFIASTIERELGVHISSLDPDVRR; this is encoded by the coding sequence ATGGAAATGGGTGAGCACTGGGCGTATCGAGTGAGGCCGAAGGACCTGGGCAGCGCGGTTCACCAGGTAGAGATTGTTCGTGTCGGCGGCCCCGGCAGGACGGGCGGGGTCCACGTGCGGTTCCTTGAAGGGGACGCAGCCGGGCTACAGGAATGGGTCAACCCCACGTGCCTCGTGGTTCCGTGGGCGGAGGCCGAAGAGTTCCACGCGGACGACGCGGCGGAGTTGGCGTTGGCCGAGGCGTCGCGACACGTGAGGGGCAGCACGGAGTTCGAGGCCGCGCGGCTGATCCTCGGGTTCGTCAGACCGAAGAGCAAACTGCGCCTGCGGCGAGGCGTCCAGGACGCCGGCATCCTGGACATGGGCCGACTGGATGAGACCGCACCGCTCGTCGGCATGGACCCCGCGAAACTGCGGGACGATCCTGCGGTCCACGAGAACCGCGACGGCCACTGCCTTGCAGGTTGGCCAGTCACTGAACGTCTCGCCCGCCATGTGGCCGAACGTCTCGCCGACACGATCCTGCCGGAGGTGGACCGCCAACAGCAGAGCCTTGAGCAGGAACGCGCCCAGGGTTCTTGGTACTCCTCCTACAGCCGTCGCGATGACCGCAAGCTGGACGCCGAAGCGACCGTCCTGAGGACCGTGCGGGCCTGGTGCGGCGAGGACAAGTCTGAGCGCTATGACGAACTGGTCGCCCTGCGGGCGGAGGTCATCCGGCTCGGGAAACTGGTCGAGCGGGCGGTGACGACCCTACGTGACCGCGGACACGGCTTCATCGCCTCCACCATTGAGCGCGAGCTGGGCGTCCATATCTCCAGCCTTGATCCAGACGTTCGTCGCTGA
- a CDS encoding helix-turn-helix domain-containing protein encodes MAEQSGTGVAPPRLYRPEDIAAVLGCSAWWVKDRARRRLIPFTRVGRAYRFTAEHLAEIIRLHEERPARAHQPVTARTVAKADAQQANAAQSAAPTTRLRARPPLRARQSQFSTVA; translated from the coding sequence ATGGCTGAGCAGTCAGGCACCGGCGTAGCGCCGCCCCGCCTCTACCGTCCCGAGGACATCGCTGCTGTTCTCGGCTGCTCTGCCTGGTGGGTCAAGGACAGGGCCCGCCGGCGACTGATCCCCTTCACCCGGGTCGGCCGCGCGTACCGCTTCACCGCAGAACACCTCGCAGAGATCATCCGCCTCCACGAGGAACGGCCCGCACGAGCGCACCAGCCCGTCACAGCTCGGACCGTCGCCAAGGCCGACGCCCAGCAGGCGAACGCGGCTCAGAGTGCCGCGCCCACAACCCGCCTGCGGGCGCGGCCTCCGCTCCGCGCCAGGCAGAGCCAGTTCAGCACCGTCGCGTGA
- a CDS encoding DUF4365 domain-containing protein, translating into MAAQKLQERSRFRNAAHVLGSAGLLPDGTGLRLTPRACQHVAAYDPRVLMPAHERYVRDLDSRGAWVSSNSDDVEEDRESDERDLVDGQLPMTARQEHFSLAFTRMVAYVAGCAVKSHDTDYEGVDITLTSSADYRRYWGAEFDLQLKCTTQHRYLNDTHMTWPMHTKPYRKLIQPRRYQRVYLGVLLLPEDADKWLSVDENRLITESRMYWQAASEFAPDNGTQKTKTVHLPRANLFAGEQLLGIMKSIGDDEGGTR; encoded by the coding sequence GTGGCGGCTCAGAAACTGCAAGAGCGCTCGCGGTTTCGCAACGCCGCGCACGTCCTCGGCAGCGCGGGCCTGCTGCCGGATGGAACCGGGCTGCGGCTGACACCACGAGCATGTCAACATGTGGCGGCTTACGACCCGCGGGTTCTCATGCCAGCCCATGAACGATATGTTCGCGATCTGGACAGCAGGGGGGCCTGGGTGAGTTCGAATTCCGATGATGTTGAAGAGGACCGCGAGAGCGACGAGCGTGATCTCGTAGATGGTCAGCTTCCCATGACTGCTCGACAGGAGCACTTCAGCCTGGCGTTCACTCGCATGGTTGCCTACGTGGCAGGCTGCGCAGTCAAGTCCCATGACACAGACTACGAGGGCGTAGACATAACGCTCACGTCGTCGGCCGACTATAGACGCTACTGGGGTGCAGAGTTTGATCTTCAACTGAAGTGCACTACTCAGCATCGGTATTTGAACGACACGCACATGACGTGGCCGATGCACACCAAACCGTATAGAAAACTCATCCAACCCAGGCGATACCAGCGCGTCTACCTGGGCGTGCTCCTACTGCCGGAAGATGCTGACAAGTGGCTATCCGTAGATGAGAATCGCTTGATTACCGAGAGCCGTATGTACTGGCAGGCGGCGTCAGAGTTCGCCCCGGACAATGGAACACAGAAAACCAAGACGGTTCACCTGCCCCGCGCGAACCTCTTCGCGGGTGAGCAGCTGCTCGGAATCATGAAGAGCATAGGCGACGACGAGGGAGGCACCAGGTGA